The sequence below is a genomic window from candidate division WOR-3 bacterium.
TTCTATATATGAGGTTTTGGATTTCCTCCATGTTAAACCTGGGAAAGGTCATGCTTTTGTGAGAACAAAAATGAGAAATTTAAGAGATGGAACTATAATTACAAAAAGTTTAAAAAATGGGGATTATTTTGAAATTATACCGGCAGAGGAAAGAGAAGTGCAGTTCTTATATAAGAGTGGAAAAGAGTATTTTTTTATGGATCTTGAGACCTATGAGCAATTTCCTATTAGTGAAGAAATAATAGGTGAGAATAAATTTTATTTGAAGGAAGAGTTGAATTGTAAAATTAGAATTGCAAAAAATGAAATTTTAGGTGTAATTATTCCAAACTTTGTTACCCTTAAGATTGTATCTACAGAACCAGGGGTGAGGGGTAATACAGTTCAGGGCGGTTCAAAGCCAGCTCTTCTTGAGACAGGACTTAAGATTAAAGTTCCCCTATTTCTTAAGGAAGGAGAGGAAATCGTTGTTGATACAAGAACGGGAGAATATATAGAGAGAAAACAATAAGGAGGGTCTTATGGAGAAGGTTAATGAGAGTATTGGATATGAAAGAGAATTGAAAAAGGGAGAGGTTTTATTTAAAGAAGGGGATACGGGAGAAGAGATGTATCTTATTAGGTCCGGGAAGATAAGGATTGTGAAGGAGATAGAGGGAAAAAGTAAAACACTTGCTATTATAGGCGAAGGGGAGTTTTTTGGAGAAATGGCTCTCTTGGATAAGAGTCCACGTTCTGCTTCTGCAATTGCTGAAACAGATGTAAAGCTTATTATAGTAGATAGAGAAGCTTTTTTAAATTCGGTTAATAAAAATCCTTTTATAAAATATATTATAGAAACTTTAACTAACCGATTGAGAAAAACAAACAATATGTTAAAGTATTTCTCGGTTCCAAACGAGAAGATGAGGGTGCTTTTATTTATTAAGGATAGATTGAGTAGGAATGAACCCCCAGATATGGATACAGGGTTAGATGCTGAGGGGCGAGAAATAGCAGAAGTTACTGGAGTTTCTTTGGATAAAGTAAAGGAGTATTTGGAAGAACTAAAAGAATACAATATTGCTGAATTAGGATCAACAATTACAATAAAATCTCCTGAAAAACTTAAAAAATACGAAGAGTATATTGCGCTTCAAGAGGAATTTAAAAGAGAGTAAGGAATAAAAATAACATTTTTGAATCAAAATGGATAAATATAATTTTATTAGTTTTGTAGGGATTTTCATTTTATTAGGTTTTGCTTGGCTTTTTTCTAGAGATAAAAAGAATATGAATTGGAAGGTTATTTTTTGGGGTATAGGTATTCAATTTATTTTTGCCTTTTTTATTTTTGTTTTTCCTCCTGGTAGTAAAATATTTCTCCTTCTGAATAATTTAGTGGTTAAAATCTTAAGTTCATCTACTAAAGGAGCAGAATTTATTTTTGGAAGATTAGCTCTTCCTCCAGGAGAAATGAATGAAACTGGTGAACAATCTTTAGGTTTTTTTCTTGCTTTTCAGGCATTTCCAACAATAATATTCTTCTCTGCTCTTATTTCTATTCTTTATTACTTTAACATTATGCAGTGGATTTTAAAAGGTTTTGCCTATGTTTTTACAAAATTGATGAGGCTTTCTGGAGCTGAATCTTTATGCACTGCAAGTAACATTTTTGTTGGGATTGAGTCTGTTTTAACTATTAAACCTCATCTAAAAGAAATGACACAATCAGAATTATGCACAATTCTTACGGCAGGGATGGCAACAGTGGCTTCGAATGTTCTTGCTATTTATATCTTTAGCTTGAAAGAACAATTTCCATCTATTGCTGCGCATCTTATTTCAGCTTCTATTCTCTCTGCACCCAGCGCTCTTGTAGCTTCAAAGATTATTTTCCCGGAAAAAGAATCTCCAAAGACACTTGGGGAATATGTTGATGTATATTATGAGAAAGAATCAAGCTTCTTTGAAGCAATAATAAATGGAGCAAATAGTGGAGTAAAATTAATTGTAGGCATTGTTGCTTTACTAATAGCTGTTTTAGGTCTTGTCTCTTTGGTGGATTTATTTATTGGAGGACTTGGTAATAAGATAAATGCTCTTTTTGGCATTAATATTGATTGGAGTATTAAGGGGTTTCTTGGATATATTTTTTATCCTTTTACATTGATACTTGGCGTTCCTCCTTCAGATGCTTTAATAATATCTAAGATTATTGGAGAAAGGGCAATCCTTACAGAAGTTCCTGCATACCAACATTTATCTATAGCTATCTCTTCCGGGTTGATTAAGAACCCCCGTTCTATAGTAATTGCAACTTATGCACTTTGTGGATTCGCCCATCTTGCTTCTATGGCGATTTTCGTTGGAGGAATTGCTACTTTGATCCCGGAGAAAAGAAAAATTCTTGCAAAACTTGGACCTAAGGCTCTTCTTGGAGCTACTATAGCTTGTTTACTTACTGCTTGTGTAGCCGGAACATTTTTTACTAAAAATTCAATTCTAATTAGGTGAGTCTTAAAATCAAAAGTCGGAAACTCTTAATATCAGGACTTTAAAAGGTTTCTGGGCTCAAATCAAATAATTGACAAATAATCGAAAATTAATAAAATTAAGAAGTGAATGAGCAAGTTAAAGTTAATGCTTTTATTTTCAGTAACTTTGTTATTTGTTTCTTGTAGTAGAAACAAATCTTTAATTGTTGTGAAGTCAAAAACCAATACATTGTCAAAATTTGAAACTTTTTATATTGAATTTTTTTTAAAATCTTCTTTTGTTAATCCCTACGATCCTGAGGATATAAAAGTGGATGCGATTATAAGGACTCCTTCTGGCAATATATTAACCTTACCCTCCTTTTATAAATTTGGTTCAAGTGGGAACTCTATCTGGGAAGCCAGATTTACACCAATGGAAGTTGGAACACATTCTTATCATATAGAGGTTGTAAGGGAGGGACAAACTTTTAAATCCGAAGAATTTTATCTTTCTGTAAAAGACTCTGATAAAAATGGATTTTTAAGAGTAAATAAAAATTCTCTTTATTCTTTTGTTTTTGACTCTGGGAAACCTTTCCGAGGTGTTGGAATAAATGTGGGATGGGAGGGTGGAAAGGGTTCAGATTATTCTTATGAGGCTTATCTTGATGCATTTAGAGAAAATGAGGCGAATTTATTTAGAACCTTAATGTGTCCTTGGAATCTTCCTTTGGAATGGACAAGATTTGTAAAAAGTTATGAGAATATTATTGTAGATGAGTTTGAAAATTGGAATAAAGTATTTTCTCATTCTGATGGATTAAAGATAGAGTTTAGTAAAACTCCATTTACAGAAGACGATACAAATAGAGTGCTGATTGACTCTACTCAAAACGAAGTGATAATTTATCAATTTAGAGATATAAAAAGATTTAAGATTAAATTATTTTATAATAAAATTCTCTCCAAAGATATGATAAGATGTTATTATTCTTCGGATAATGTTATATATAAACCTATTAATGTTGAATTTAGTGAAGTATGGGAAACTTCTTCAGGTTGGTATAGAATTTTTGTTGTTTATTT
It includes:
- a CDS encoding cyclic nucleotide-binding domain-containing protein — encoded protein: MEKVNESIGYERELKKGEVLFKEGDTGEEMYLIRSGKIRIVKEIEGKSKTLAIIGEGEFFGEMALLDKSPRSASAIAETDVKLIIVDREAFLNSVNKNPFIKYIIETLTNRLRKTNNMLKYFSVPNEKMRVLLFIKDRLSRNEPPDMDTGLDAEGREIAEVTGVSLDKVKEYLEELKEYNIAELGSTITIKSPEKLKKYEEYIALQEEFKRE
- a CDS encoding nucleoside transporter C-terminal domain-containing protein, which codes for MDKYNFISFVGIFILLGFAWLFSRDKKNMNWKVIFWGIGIQFIFAFFIFVFPPGSKIFLLLNNLVVKILSSSTKGAEFIFGRLALPPGEMNETGEQSLGFFLAFQAFPTIIFFSALISILYYFNIMQWILKGFAYVFTKLMRLSGAESLCTASNIFVGIESVLTIKPHLKEMTQSELCTILTAGMATVASNVLAIYIFSLKEQFPSIAAHLISASILSAPSALVASKIIFPEKESPKTLGEYVDVYYEKESSFFEAIINGANSGVKLIVGIVALLIAVLGLVSLVDLFIGGLGNKINALFGINIDWSIKGFLGYIFYPFTLILGVPPSDALIISKIIGERAILTEVPAYQHLSIAISSGLIKNPRSIVIATYALCGFAHLASMAIFVGGIATLIPEKRKILAKLGPKALLGATIACLLTACVAGTFFTKNSILIR
- the efp gene encoding elongation factor P, with translation MPTITDITKGLIIKFENSIYEVLDFLHVKPGKGHAFVRTKMRNLRDGTIITKSLKNGDYFEIIPAEEREVQFLYKSGKEYFFMDLETYEQFPISEEIIGENKFYLKEELNCKIRIAKNEILGVIIPNFVTLKIVSTEPGVRGNTVQGGSKPALLETGLKIKVPLFLKEGEEIVVDTRTGEYIERKQ